CTCTTAAGTCTTGTTTTAAAGAGGGTAGCAATCATTGTCGTTAATTACAGTTTCGGCACCTTTTGATTGCCTCATTCCTGATGTAATCCACTCCCACCAACTCCTCCTCgccaagaaaatgaagaaaattttacttcatttagtttttttagttAATGTAAAATTTGCTTTTGAAGGTTGAAATTTCATGGAAATGTTCTCATGTTAGGTTGCAATACACCACTCGTTGAGTGATTTCCAACGAGGGGTATTTCAAGGTGTTTGTATTGTAGGAAAATCTTGTTGCTAATTGAGAGGGACATTTGATTCCTTCAGTACTTCCCAACGAGTGGTATTTCGAGGTTCTTGTACTACGTATGTGAATGTACTGTAGAAAAATCGTGTTGCTAGATTGTGAATAAGGAACATTGATCAAATTAGTGTGAAGTGTGTAAACGTTCAGAAGCAACATATATATTGCATAAATTTAACTTCTGGCTTATGAAATGATAGACAAATTACTCATGTTACAGGAGCCAGGAGTGATAGAAGCTGAGTTTGCCAAGATTGATACTGCAAGAGTTATGAAGGAATTTCTAACATATCGCAATCCTGGTCCACTTTTCCTGCCTAaagacaaaatgtttggacaTCCCGTAGATGCTCCAATTGTCTTGCCGAGTTGGTTGTCTGAGGATGAAGTCAACTACTATGCCAGCAAATTTGAGAAGACAGGATTCACTGGGGCCTTAAACTACTACAGAAACTTGGACCTGTATGTAATTTCCTTTAAACTTAGTTTACTTGAATTTCATATGCACTAACTAATTTTAGGAAGAAagagtttttcttctttgatctCCAATATCTAATggtaattattgttttttattatttcccATTTCATTGCAGAAATTGGGAACTCACTGCTGCATGGACTGGGGCTCAAGTGAAAGTTCCAGTTAAGTTTATTGTGGGGGATCAGGACCTAACTTATAATTCTGTGGGCACCAAGGACTTCATACACAAAGGTGGGTTCAAGAAATATGTGCCTCTTCTGGAAGAGGTAGTTGTAATGGAAGGAGTTGCCCATTTTATCAACCAAGAAAGGCCTGATGAAATCAACAAACACATTCATGACTTCTTCGCAAAATTTCACTAATTAGCTgtctatatatgtatgtactttgtatgctgctgctgctgtttcAAACTTTCTATTATGCGTTTCTCGATCGCGTGACTTTTTAAGTGCTTTTGTGTGACTTTGAAGTGTTGTGTTTTTTGAGATGGTAATATATATCTGATGTTCTTCTAGCCTACAACTCTCCAAGAAAGTTTAAACAATAACTTATGAGTGCTGCTAAAAGAACTcaaaaattaactgagtacaccctatgatctaagtacatcctaatattttaattaaaatataaaattaactaagtacaccctatttaactaccaaaaataccctcGGTACACCTTAATACACTCAATCACACAATATCCTAATACCAATCCTAAaccaaatttttctttttacatgaatttGTGCCCTATGTTTagatttataaatatattgaaTTTACATACACAAACATTGaacttattatttgatttcacAAGTTATATGAAGGAAATTTCAGGGCCCCTCAACATATTATTTGGATCTAAACCAGAAAGCTATAAAGGCATTTCCGATGTTTGTAGCAAGTTTGCAGCATACCCACATGGTCATGGATATCTTCAAATCATCAATATTAAACAACCCCAAAACTGCTCCCTTTGAAGAGcaaattaaaaccaatttCCGGAGGAAGGTTACAAAACATTGTGGCCGGTGAAGAACAAATCGAGACAGTATAACCCATTTgataataaaatcaaaatgagaTGTATCAATATCAGACGACCACCGCGCCAGTGTACGGCGTTGCTATAATGGTGGAGAAGCGTATGCGACGACGGTGTTAGTGAGATGGTGGAGGAGATAACGTTATGAAGGAGGAGTGCGATGTCCAGTGGAGGAGACGACGACGGTGTTTCATAATTCAATATAtcatttttggtcattttatattaggataaattagtaatttaataactagtttggtagtagggtgtactcagttaattttaagattcgtttagcagcactctaacTTATTCATGCACTTCCACTACTTTCCACTTTAGGGGATCTGAACAATCTACTCCACATCCTCAATTCTGTAGAGAAATAGAGAGTttagagaagaataaaaagtaGAAAAGGAGAATAGCCCACGATGGGTATTCTGATTCTATTTGATCTCTTTACAGTTGACTTTGAATAGAAGGAATATGGGCTGAAGGAAAGTAACAACGGTAATACATAAAATAGGTAGTTCCAATATTACAGGCGTTGAGTGGGAGAATTATGCAATCACTCTAGATTTGCTAAAAGTAAAGGGCCGCACAGGGGTAGTAGCAGAAGGTAGCAATAGTTAAGTATGGCAAGGCTCTAAAATACTTATCCAGACGGCTCAAGTTAATTTTGTCTTCTAACCAAGTTCATCTACGCGCCAAAATACTAAGAACAGTAATTAATTTTCCGATACCGATGATGAAATGGTTGGTGTGGGATCCGTAATACCTAGCCATTACTTTGCCATTACCTAGCAGGAACGATCAAATCAGTTAATCCACCTCCCACAAGCCCTTCCATCAGTCCTAATAGGAAGAACTGTGGAAGTAACCAAAAGATAGTCATGGCAACAGGCTTTACAGTGTGGTCTCCAACTCCCACCCTCCAAAGGTTCTTCATCCTCTGGATCTCAACCTGCCATGCAGCAAAACAACACAGCATGCTGCAAGCCATTCCGCACCCGATTCTCACCCGCGTCGTAGCACTTGAAGATTTCCATTTCTTTGGAACTGTTCGAGACAATGACTTTGAAATTGACCTAATGCAGTAGAAAAAAAACTTCAGGGTTAGAGCCTGTGAAGGGGTTGTCCAAGTTACTGAGTTGTTCAAAGAAGAACGTGCTTCCAGCTGCCATTACCACACTGCACCCAACGTAGGCTAACCACGTGGCTAGCATTTCTTGTACTAAAAGTTTTTTCTCCTTGATCAGTTTTTTAATTAGCGCCCAAAATTTACCTCCTCCTCCTGCTAGTATCTTGTCTAGACGAAGGCTTAAGCTTCCTGGGGCTTGGCAAGGCTCCTTCCCTCTTTCTTGTTTTACGATATTGTTCTCTTGGTTCTGCGCTTCTTCTATGCTAGCCTCTCGTTCAAAAACTATAGATTCTTTATTATCGATGAAAGAGTAGGAGGAGAAGCCAAACAAAAATACTACATAAGAAACAACCATCGCAAATGTTGAAATCATGAAGGTCCGCACCCAAGTTGCTTTTAAACGGAAAGAGGTATCACTGCACCCAAATACCATGTTAGAGCCCACAAAGTTTTTCTCCAGAAATCCAATCCTTGTTGTTCATCTGGCATTCTCTTGGGTTCTTGGGTTGGCTTAAAAATTGCTGGTGAAGAAATTCATTCAAAGCAGCTGAACGTCCAGCTTCGCCCAATGATATCTAGGTCCATGTACTTATCATAAAGCCAAAATAGAAGCACACCCTGCGAGGCCAATTATGTTAAGGGGTTTAGAGAGATTGCAAAAAGTGTTTGATTGAAAATACGAGTTTTATTGATTACACTTACGTACGgacggtgctgcttattttatttttgcgaattaggaaaaggaaattttcattgataaccacgttcaattattcaTACATTTTGGAATACTAGCAATGGCAGAGCCATGTGGGGAACTCAACTCTCAACTCTTtctcttaaataatttaatgttgTGTGTATGAATTGAATATCGAAAGAGGATACAAGAGttttatatatacaacaaTCAGAACTTGATGTGTGAAAGCtgtaatttaaagtttatttcTTGATTTTTACTTTAGGCTATATTGGTCCAAGGGTctgaaaataattttcaagACGCACTCATTccctttattttatgttttacaAGAAGGTCCTCTCTAATCTCAATTCCTGGTTCTGCCATTGAATACTAGTAAGCCCAAGATCATACTTTTGgctaatcaaattaattaaggataCTTACATTACATGAAGATAGGCAGCATTTGTAGTGGCAATTATTGGAAAGCTACCACTATACGTGTCTGAGATATGAGCGAGGACAATCACCATGATATCTGTTACCCCTTCTTGCATATTTGTAACAACGGCAGCTATTTGAAAATGTGGATGCTTCTAGTTGTACGTGACGTACCTTATCAAGATAAGACACTATCGCatggtttacgaaactatgaCTCAAAACCGAACCTGcgtatatttatttagttgGCCAATGGCCAccacaaagaaattttttgaaccGTGTATCCTTCTCGTATAGATGACTTGGGCCTTATCTGGGGGCCTTGGGCCCGTGCTGGGCCTTAGATTATGGATCACCTCCACAAGATGATCTGCACATTTTGAACGATATCAGAACGGGGGCAGATTGGGTGGATTCCAGCCTAACCCTCTCCGATGGTTAAGTAAGATCTTAACTCCAGATTTCAGAGAGAAGGGATATAAGGTTTTTTTATCTTATGAAGAGTTATTACCTTTGTCCTGATGTAGGTGAaaggtatttatagagagagagggagatcaAGATATTTTGTAGAGAAGATATTTATCCACCCTAGTCTAGTTGCATTGAATATTCTGCCTCTGGTCACCTTATAGCTGGACAGAGGTCAGATGGTGAAGTGACAAGTAACCAAAGATGGGAAATGAATTAAATGATCTCTTTCCATCACTTGTCTGTTCACTCGGGTTTTAACGGATATGGCGACACCTGTTTGGGGATGGGATGTGCATTCAACCACTCTTTGTACTCATGTTAGTGTGAAGTGTGTAAACGTTCAGAAGCAACATATATATTGCATAAATTTAACTTCTGGCTTATGAAATGATAGACAAATTACTCATGTTACAGGAGCCAGGAGTGATAGAAGCTGAGTTTGCCAAGATAGGTACTGCAAGAGTTATGAAGGAATTTCTAACATATCGCAATCCTGGTCCACTTTTCCTGCCTAaagacaaaatgtttggacaTCCCCTAGATGCTCCAATCGTCTTGCCGAGTTGGTTGTCTGAGGATGAAGTCAACTACTATGCCAGCAAATTTGAGAAGACAGGATTCACTGGGGGAATAAACTACTACAGAAACTTGGACCTGTATGTAATTTCCTTTAGACTTAGTTTACTTGAATTTCATATGCACAACTAATTTTAGGAAGAAagagtttttcttctttgatctCCAATATCTAATGGTAATGAatgtttctttattatttCCCATTTCGTTGCAGAAATTGGGAACTCACTGCTGCATGGACTGGGGCTCAAGTGAAAGTTCCAGTTAAGTTTATTGTGGGGGACCAGGACCTAACTTATAATTCTGTGGGCATCAAGGACTTCATACACAAAGGTGGGTTCAAGAAATATGTGCCTCTTCTGGAAGAGGTAGTTGTAATGGAAGGAGTTGCCCATTTTATCAACCAAGAAAGGCCTGATGAAATCAACAAACACATTCATGACTTCATCGCAAAATTTCACTAATTAGCTgtctatatatgtatgtattttgtatgctgctgctgctgtttcAAACTTTCTATTATGCATTTCTCGATCGCATGACTTTAAAGTGCTTTTGTGTGACTTTGAAGTGTTGTGCTTTCAATTTTCACAGATTCACGCCCAGCAACCAATcgaacctggctctgaggccatgttattATTCTATGGttgttttgtatattttaGAGAAATGGAGAATTttcagagaagaagagaaaatgagaagggATTGTTGTATTGCATTTTCGCAAACAGTTGGCTTACATAGTGTACTCggtagaggagagagaagagagattcTTCTCTAACCGAATTGCAGCTGTTATCCTATGAGGTGTTTACACTTGTCATCCCAAATTTAAGCCAGAGAATCCTCCTGGACTATGATTCAATGGTTCTAATTACAtcacaaataaataaacataaaatgataaaaatagAGCTTGGTGACTTTGGCTTCAAGAAAGCAGCTGCATGATTACATtccaacactcccttctaatcTTTTAGCTGATTTCACACCAAGTAGGCTTCTTAAACTAACAAAGCGATCCTTAGGTAGAGCCTTGTTCAAAATATCTGCTATTTGATCTTCTGTCTTGGAGTAGATTAgctcaatttcttttgcttgaaTAGCTTCcttgatgaaatgaaatttctgACTGATATGTCTAGTTTTTTGGTGATGAACTGGATTCCTTGCCATTGCAATAACAGAAGTGTTATCACATAGGATTGGTGTACCTTCTACTtgttcttcaccaaaatccTCAAGCACAAATCTTAGCCACTTAGCTTGTGAAGTTGCTTCTTAGCTTCTGCTGTGGACAAAGCCACTGTGTTTTGCTTGATAGAAGCCCAAGAAAACTTGCCTGAGCCTAGTGTGAAAGCATATCCTGAGGTGCTTCTCATATCATCCTCACTCCCTGCccaatcactgtcacaataCCCTATTTGAGTAGTTATTTTCCCTTTCACAAACTCAATGCCAAAATCAAGTGTGCCCTGTATATATCTCAAAGTTCTTTTGGCAGTTCCCATGTGTTTCTTTGTGGGATTGGGCATGAATCTAGCAAGTAAGCTAGATGCAAATATTACATCTGGTCTTGTGGCAGTCAAATAAAGCAAGCTCCCTACTATCTGTCTATATTCACTTTCATTTGCTGCTTCACTTCCATCATCTTTGCACAGTTTGGAAAATGGTACTGAGGTGAcgaggggtaaatttaaaagatattcaatcaagaacgcaacaaacttcacacactctagaccttgaccaaatactcttatgactagtcaactgttagatatgaattataccaaacaataacatacacagagcataccaagatgtacctgcaggcctagagaattactcgtgacaacctaggcactcaaAAGAACCCATCAATCTAGGTATCCcatgtgctagcaacaactatggtgaaagtgtgtgaagacaacataatcaagcaaacaccaaacagcagaaaaagatgactagtcaactatcaAGAACATAAACCCATAAAATTTACAGAGATGGAAActagaaattgttcacccagaaacccaccattgggaaaaactgggggtcatcaaccgaccaggcaatccactaagcaAAAATATTCTTACAAAGAACActagcaagctcaagaaattcctaggtctatttaggaagatgagctatacctcatttgtgcaatcttcttctccaacttagcaaagcttgaagctcagttcttcatggcaatgacagctccttctccagctctttcatcccatggcactagcttgcaagctctaactcagacagaaatgaaatttggattcatggagaaaatgaccaatttcttcaagaaaccatactcttgaagaaatcaatcttgaatctgacctagatgtATATGATAAAGTGTTTGATCTAGCAAgatgaagttttcatatttcaaatgcagttttcaaaaagaaacaatttggaaaactcaaagatgaaaaatatgaaggttactcttgaggaagaagaagcgaaagtttgctatgaaactttccaaaacttgtCCCCAAAAGTGACGGCTGCCAAATGAGGAATTCTTTGGCTTTTACCAAAAATTCCTAGGTCAGAATAGACACATGGCAGCTGAGAAATTCATagaaaaggacaaaaaaatgCTTAATCCCTAGTTGGAAACAGTGAGCTGGAAATCCTAATTGAAACAAAGGTAAACTAGTCATACGAAggaaagatgactagtcatacgaatgcaagatgactagtcatatgAAGGAAAGATGACTAGTTATAATCTTAAGAAATTTAGTGAACGCAATGTAGTGTAATACAGAATTTACCTTTGTCAAACGCATTGTTTTCCATCAGAATGTAGGCAgataagaacacctagagaagtAATTCTTAATCTAAACTTAGAGCTTGGGAAACTACAATGATTGTCctattacaaaattgtcaagggaagccaaaagaaaaaactcaaaatgcatacattaacaatctccccctttttggCTTTCCTTGACAACACACTCTTTAAATACactcaacccaaaaccaaacctaTGGAGATGATGAAATGAAGTACCTGCAAAACAACAACCAAACTCCAGGCACAAGACAAGCATATTATATCACAGAAATTTGAAGCAATATGCAATATATGCAATATGGGGTTGAGAGTGTTCTCCCCCTTGTTGATaaggaaagagcaaaaagGCAAATATAGAGAAATAGTAATCAAGTGAATTAAACACAAGTCACATAATCNNNNNNNNNNNNNNNNNNNNNNNNNNNNNNNNNNNNNNNNNNNNNNNNNNNNNNNNNNNNNNNNNNNNNNNNNNNNNNNNNNNNNNNNNNNNNNNNNNNNNNNNNNNNNNNNNNNNNNNNNNNNNNNNNNNNNNNNNNNNNNNNNNNNNNNNNNNNNNNNNNNNNNNNNNNNNNNNNNNNNNNNNNNNNNNNNNNNNNNNNNNNNNNNNNNNNNNNNNNNNNNNNNNNNNNNNNNNNNNNNNNNNNNNNNNNNNNNNNNNNNNNNNNNNNNNNNNNNNNNNNNNNNNNNNNNNNNNNNNNNNNNNNNNNNNNNNNNNNNNNNNNNNNNNNNNNNNNNNNNNNNNNNNNNNNNNNNNNNNNNNNNNNNNNNNNNNNNNNNNNNNNNNNNNNNNNNNNNNNNNNNNNNNNNNNNNNNNNNNNNNNNNNNNNNNNNNNNNNNNNNNNNNNNNNNNNNNNNNNNNNNNNNNNNNNNNNNNNNNNNNNNNNNNNNNNNNNNNNNNNNNNNNNNNNNNNNNNNNNNNNNNNNNNNNNNNNNNNNNNNNNNNNNNNNNNNNNNNNNNNNNNNNNNNNNNNNNNNNNNNNNNNNNNNNNNNNNNNNNNNNNNNNNNNNNNNNNNNNNNNNNNNNNNNNNNNNNNNNNNNNNNNNNNNNNNNNNNNNNNNNNNNNNNNNNNNNN
The window above is part of the Prunus dulcis chromosome 1, ALMONDv2, whole genome shotgun sequence genome. Proteins encoded here:
- the LOC117637563 gene encoding epoxide hydrolase A-like, whose product is MATPVWGWDVHSTTLCTHEPGVIEAEFAKIGTARVMKEFLTYRNPGPLFLPKDKMFGHPLDAPIVLPSWLSEDEVNYYASKFEKTGFTGGINYYRNLDLNWELTAAWTGAQVKVPVKFIVGDQDLTYNSVGIKDFIHKGGFKKYVPLLEEVVVMEGVAHFINQERPDEINKHIHDFIAKFH
- the LOC117637555 gene encoding epoxide hydrolase A-like, with amino-acid sequence MHIAEKGQGPLILFIHGFPELWYSWRHQITALASLGYRAVAPDLRGFGDTDAPDSPTSYTCLHVVGDLIALLDAIAPDHDKVFVVGHDWGAFIAWYLCLFRPDRVKALVNMSVAFRPRNPQRKNLESLKAVYGDDYYMCRFQEPGVIEAEFAKIDTARVMKEFLTYRNPGPLFLPKDKMFGHPVDAPIVLPSWLSEDEVNYYASKFEKTGFTGALNYYRNLDLNWELTAAWTGAQVKVPVKFIVGDQDLTYNSVGTKDFIHKGGFKKYVPLLEEVVVMEGVAHFINQERPDEINKHIHDFFAKFH